ATCTGATCCACAAAAAGGACGGGGTTTTCAATTTGGTTAATGAGATTTTTTCTGATTTCATCAGGTGTTTCAGCGATGTGTCCATTCACATTGCAATACACCGGGATATTCGGCGTATGGAATGGAATATCATATATGATTTTTTCCAATGTATCTTTGGCCGGAGCCATCAGATGGGAATGAAAAGCACCGCTGACATCAAGCTGAATAGCCCGGGTTGCACCCAGTTCTTTTGCAATTTTCATGGCTGCCTGGACCGCTTCCACATCACCGGAAATGACAATTTGCCCCGGTGAATTGATATTGGCAATTTGGGCACGCCCATATTTTGTCGCCTGCTGACAGGCTTCTTCAACCTTTTCCCTTTCCAGTTTCAATATAGCGGCCATGGCTCCGGGATTTTGTTCTCCGGCAATTTGCATGGCTTCACCACGGACGTTGACAAGACGGAGTCCATCCTCAAAAGAAAATACACCGGCAGCATAGAGAGCGGAATATTCACCAAGGCTGTGTCCGGCCGTCGCATGATAGGGAAAATCTAATTTTTTCATAAGTGTAAACAAGACTGACGAAACAGTATAAATTGCAGGCTGGGTAATTCGGGTCTGAGTTAAATCGGAAAGTGGTCCGTTGAAACATTTATCAACTAAATCATATCCGACAATGTCATTCGCTGAATCAAACATTTTCTTTGCCGGGGGAAAAGCCCGATAGAGATCCCGCCCCATCCCGACAACTTGAGAGGCCTGGCCGGGAAAGACAAGGGCGGTTTTTAATGTGGAATCCATTGTACGTCTCCTCTGTGCAACATACAAACAGAAAAGCGGATAATAATCCGCTTCACTGTTTTTTATCGTTGATCTATGGAGAAAAAAGTCATCATTAACTTTCTTTCGGTGTAATCACCGGTCTCCCTTTATAATAACCACAGTTGGGACACACATGATGGGGTAATTTTGCGTGTCCGCATTGGGGACAGTTCTGATAGGCAGGGGC
This genomic stretch from Candidatus Neomarinimicrobiota bacterium harbors:
- the rpmF gene encoding 50S ribosomal protein L32 codes for the protein MANPKRRHSHARSAKRRTHYTVDAPAYQNCPQCGHAKLPHHVCPNCGYYKGRPVITPKES
- the fabD gene encoding ACP S-malonyltransferase, whose product is MDSTLKTALVFPGQASQVVGMGRDLYRAFPPAKKMFDSANDIVGYDLVDKCFNGPLSDLTQTRITQPAIYTVSSVLFTLMKKLDFPYHATAGHSLGEYSALYAAGVFSFEDGLRLVNVRGEAMQIAGEQNPGAMAAILKLEREKVEEACQQATKYGRAQIANINSPGQIVISGDVEAVQAAMKIAKELGATRAIQLDVSGAFHSHLMAPAKDTLEKIIYDIPFHTPNIPVYCNVNGHIAETPDEIRKNLINQIENPVLFVDQINRMIADGHECFVEVGPGKVLQGLIHRINPDVEVKGVSECPDLQDLCGDLAVLEHEE